In a single window of the Candidatus Kaiserbacteria bacterium genome:
- the raiA gene encoding ribosome-associated translation inhibitor RaiA, with product MTFPHINVKATNYTVTPKLETLLDQKFMPLGKLLDDRNEVLCEVELEKVAEHQSGKIYRAEVNLTVNGKLFRTEATEEEMEQAIDSARNDLKAELQRANGRRHSLVRKGGQMLKDMIRSGK from the coding sequence ATGACGTTTCCTCACATCAATGTAAAAGCAACTAACTACACTGTCACGCCCAAGTTAGAAACATTGCTTGATCAGAAGTTTATGCCACTCGGCAAATTACTCGATGATAGAAATGAAGTACTCTGTGAAGTTGAACTCGAGAAAGTCGCCGAACATCAATCAGGGAAAATTTATCGTGCAGAAGTCAATCTTACGGTAAATGGAAAGTTGTTTCGAACCGAAGCAACTGAAGAAGAAATGGAACAAGCTATCGACAGCGCACGGAACGATTTGAAAGCTGAGTTGCAGCGTGCGAACGGTCGTCGCCACAGTCTCGTGCGCAAAGGAGGGCAGATGCTTAAGGATATGATTCGTTCCGGAAAATAG
- a CDS encoding DUF167 domain-containing protein, whose translation MYIRVHAIPNAKKEKVIREDETTFTISVKEPATQNLANKRIREVLAQELGVSPTHVRLLTGHQNRSKMYSVEM comes from the coding sequence ATGTACATACGTGTTCATGCGATTCCTAACGCAAAGAAAGAGAAGGTGATACGTGAAGACGAGACCACTTTTACTATTTCCGTAAAGGAGCCCGCAACACAAAATCTCGCCAACAAGCGGATTCGGGAAGTTTTGGCTCAGGAATTAGGTGTTTCTCCTACGCACGTGCGCCTACTGACGGGACACCAAAATAGGAGTAAAATGTATAGTGTAGAGATGTAG